The Skermanella rosea sequence CGAAGCGCCCTCCAGGGTCTCGTAGGCGTCGCCGCACCATTGGACGCCGGGCAGCAGCTTCTCGGCCTCGTGCCGGCCGGCCGGATCGAAGGCCCGGATCACGGCGCCCTTCTCCTGCAGGGCCGGGACGATGTCCAGCGACGGGCTGTCGCGCATGTCGTCGGTGTTCGGCTTGAAGGTGACGCCGAGCACGGCGATGGTCTTGCCGTCCACGTCGCCGCCGCAGGCCTCTACGATACGGTCGGCCATGGATTGCTTGCGCCTGGTGTTGATGTCCACCACCGTCTCGACGATCCGCAGCGGCGAGCCGTAGTCCTGGGCGGTGCGGACCAGGGCCAGGGTGTCCTTCGGGAAGCACGACCCGCCGTAGCCGGGACCGGGATGCAGGAACTTCTTGCCGATCCTGCCGTCCAGCCCGATGCCCTTGGCGACGTCGTGGACGTCGGCCCCGACCTTCTCGCACAGGTCGGCGATCTCGTTGATGAAGGTGATCTTGGTCGCCAGGAAGGTGTTCGCCGCGTACTTGATCAGCTCGGCGGTTTCCAGGCTGGTCATGACGATCGGCGTCTCGATCAGGTAGAGCGGCCGGTACAGGGCGCGCATCACCGCGCGGGCGCGGTCGCTGTCGGTCCCGATCACCACCCGGTCCGGGCGCAGGAAGTCGCCGATGGCGGAGCCTTCCCGCAGGAACTCGGGGTTGGACGCCACTCCGAAATCGACGTCGGGACGGGTCTTGCGGATGATGCGCGCGACCTCGCGGCCGGTGCCGACCGGCACCGTGGACTTGGTCACGATGACGGTATAGTCGTTGATGCCGCGGGCGATCTCCTCGGCGGCGGCATAGACGTAGCTGAGGTCGGCGTGGCCGTCGCCCCGGCGGGACGGCGTGCCGACGGCGATGAACACCGCGTCGGCATCGGCGACCGAACCCGCCAGGTCCAGGCTGAAGGACAGCCGCCCGGCCTTGACGTTCTTCGCGACCAGATCGTCGAGCCCCGGTTCGTAGATCGGAATTTCGCCGCGGTTCAGCCGGTCGATCTTGCCCGCGTCCTTGTCGACGCACACGACATTGACGCCGAACTCGGAAAAACAGGCGCCCGAAACCAAGCCGACATAGCCGGTTCCGATCATTGCGATACGCATGGGCCGTGCCCTCTATCTCAATATTTCAACGTGAATGCCGGCCGCGGAGCGGCCGGATTACCTGGGTGACCGGATATATACCGGATCAGATCAGCTTTGCGATGGCCTCGCGGACCAGGTGCCCGATGTCGGGACGCTCCAGCGCGAACGCCAGGTTCGCCTCCAGGAAGCCGACGCGGTCGCCGCAATCGTACCGGGTGCCCTCGAACCGGAGGCCGTGGAACGGCTGGTTCCCGATCAGGCGCGCCATGCTGTCGGTGAGCTGGATTTCATTGCCGGCACCGCGCTCCTGACGGTCCAGATGGCCGAAAACTTCCGGCTGGAGGATGTAGCGGCCGATGATCGACAGGGTGGACGGCGCGACTTCGGGCTTCGGCTTCTCGACAAGGCCCTTCACCGCGGCCAGCCGGCCGTCGTCGGACGCCACGTCCAGGATGCCGTACCGGTTCGTATGCTCGCGCGGCACGTCCACGACGGCGACGATGTTGCCGCCGACGTCGTCATAGGCCTCGACCATCTGCTTGAGGCAGGGGGTGCCGGCCAGCACGACGTCGTCGGGGAGCAGGACCGCGAACGGCTCGTCGCCGACCAGCTTGCGCGCGCACCAGACCGCATGGCCCAGGCCGAGCGGCTGCTGCTGGCGGGTGTAGAACAGCTTGCCGGAGCCGATCTCGGTCGACCGGACGGCCTCGAGCGCATCGAGCTTGCCGCGGGTCTCGAGGACCTTGTTGAGATCGCCGTTGATGTCGAAATGGTCTTCGATCGCCGATTTGCCCTGGCTGGTCACGAAGATGATGTCTTCGATGCCGGCGGCGCGAGCTTCCTCGACGGCGTGCTGGATCAGCGGCTTGTCGACCAGGGGCAGCATCTCCTTGGGGATGGCCTTGGTCGCCGGCAGGAACCGGGTGCCCAGTCCGGCAACCGGGAAAACCGCTTTACGCACTGCTTTACGCATGGGTGTCTCTTTTCGCTACGCGTGGAATGATGGGAAGAACCCGAAGCGGCACTTTACGACTTGAATTTTCTGCCACAAGCGTGTGCTGCGGCGCAACCCACGCTTTACGAGCGCAGGAGCAGATCTTTGGCCTGATTGATCTTGGCAGCGAGATATGTCGACCCGCCCTGATCGGGGTGCATCTTCAGCATAAGTCTTCTGTGGGCATCCTTTATTTCGCCCTCGCTTGCGCCGGGCTGAAGGCCTAATACCTCATAGGCTTCCTCGCGCGTCATCGCGCCGCCGGTGCTGCGTGAACCCGCAGACCCGCTCCCATGTTCCCCGGCGCCGTGTTCCCCTGCCCCGGGGGCGCCGGCACGCCAATCCTCCTGCCGGGTCCTGTCGAGATAGGCTTCGAGGATCGCGGCGGACTGGGAGTCGCCGGCCCGGCATTCCTGGAGCAGATCCAGCAGCTCGGCCAACCCCAGGTCGCCCAGGCTCCTGCCCTGGAACCGGCCGCGCAGCACCTCGCCGGTCATCCGGCCGCTGTCATGGTCGAGCCGCATCCGCAGGAACGCGGTCTCGATCTTGGAGCTCTGCCCCTCGCTGGGACCGGCCGCGGCCTTCACGCGGTTCACCAGGGCGCGCCAGCGCAGCACCATCGGCAGGACGAAGGCGGCCACCGCCATCGCGGTGCCGAGACGTCCGGTGATCGCCAGGAAGAAGACCACCACCACCGTGACGCCGATCGTGGTGTATTTCACGCCCCGGGCGAGGGTCTTCGGGTCCGCGTTCACGAAGGCCTGC is a genomic window containing:
- a CDS encoding UDP-glucose dehydrogenase family protein, with the translated sequence MRIAMIGTGYVGLVSGACFSEFGVNVVCVDKDAGKIDRLNRGEIPIYEPGLDDLVAKNVKAGRLSFSLDLAGSVADADAVFIAVGTPSRRGDGHADLSYVYAAAEEIARGINDYTVIVTKSTVPVGTGREVARIIRKTRPDVDFGVASNPEFLREGSAIGDFLRPDRVVIGTDSDRARAVMRALYRPLYLIETPIVMTSLETAELIKYAANTFLATKITFINEIADLCEKVGADVHDVAKGIGLDGRIGKKFLHPGPGYGGSCFPKDTLALVRTAQDYGSPLRIVETVVDINTRRKQSMADRIVEACGGDVDGKTIAVLGVTFKPNTDDMRDSPSLDIVPALQEKGAVIRAFDPAGRHEAEKLLPGVQWCGDAYETLEGASAVALLTEWNEFRVLDLKRVRELMKTPVMVDLRNVYNPDDMEMAGFAYTCVGRPSRFRISNRELREKVLES
- a CDS encoding DnaJ domain-containing protein, with protein sequence MFPLFLLGIALLVGFYLLAQAFVNADPKTLARGVKYTTIGVTVVVVFFLAITGRLGTAMAVAAFVLPMVLRWRALVNRVKAAAGPSEGQSSKIETAFLRMRLDHDSGRMTGEVLRGRFQGRSLGDLGLAELLDLLQECRAGDSQSAAILEAYLDRTRQEDWRAGAPGAGEHGAGEHGSGSAGSRSTGGAMTREEAYEVLGLQPGASEGEIKDAHRRLMLKMHPDQGGSTYLAAKINQAKDLLLRS
- the galU gene encoding UTP--glucose-1-phosphate uridylyltransferase GalU — its product is MRKAVRKAVFPVAGLGTRFLPATKAIPKEMLPLVDKPLIQHAVEEARAAGIEDIIFVTSQGKSAIEDHFDINGDLNKVLETRGKLDALEAVRSTEIGSGKLFYTRQQQPLGLGHAVWCARKLVGDEPFAVLLPDDVVLAGTPCLKQMVEAYDDVGGNIVAVVDVPREHTNRYGILDVASDDGRLAAVKGLVEKPKPEVAPSTLSIIGRYILQPEVFGHLDRQERGAGNEIQLTDSMARLIGNQPFHGLRFEGTRYDCGDRVGFLEANLAFALERPDIGHLVREAIAKLI